A portion of the Lolium rigidum isolate FL_2022 chromosome 1, APGP_CSIRO_Lrig_0.1, whole genome shotgun sequence genome contains these proteins:
- the LOC124654061 gene encoding uncharacterized protein LOC124654061, which yields MDSKRLDYVLVPLGLAVMVGYHLWLLLRIRRRPATTVIGINAINRRIWVRHVMEDPSGKHAVLAVQTMRNAIMASSVLASVAITLSSLVAALMASGAAHGLLSGTAAALNNKDNNNIVVGAVGEAALSVKFLAILVCFLVAFLLNVQSIRYYSHTGFLVNVPLTAHRLRRPGLAVDYVTSTLNRGSYFWSLGVRAFYFSCPVFLWLFGPIPMFAACVAMVCSLYFLDVYKEWDRGEEGDCVVPDDGYEKEATKTAASAV from the coding sequence ATGGACAGCAAGCGCCTGGACTACGTCCTGGTGCCGTTGGGTCTGGCGGTGATGGTTGGATACCACCTGTGGCTCCTCCTCCGCATCCGGCGCCGCCCCGCCACCACCGTCATCGGCATCAACGCCATCAACCGCCGCATCTGGGTGCGCCACGTCATGGAGGATCCCTCGGGAAAGCACGCCGTGCTGGCGGTGCAGACCATGCGCAACGCCATCATGGCCTCCTCCGTGCTTGCCTCCGTCGCCATCACCCTCAGCTCCCTCGTCGCCGCTCTCATGGCCAGCGGCGCCGCCCACGGCCTCCTCTCtggcaccgccgccgccctcaaCAATAAGGACAACAACAACATCGTCGTGGGCGCGGTGGGGGAGGCGGCGCTGTCCGTCAAGTTCCTGGCCATCCTCGTCTGCTTCCTGGTGGCGTTCCTCCTCAACGTGCAGTCCATCCGGTACTACAGCCACACGGGGTTCCTCGTCAACGTGCCGCTCACGGcgcaccgcctccgccgcccggGGCTCGCCGTCGACTACGTCACCTCCACGCTCAACCGCGGCAGCTACTTCTGGTCGCTCGGTGTCAGGGCCTTCTACTTCTCCTGCCCGGTCTTCCTGTGGCTCTTCGGGCCCATCCCCATGTTCGCCGCCTGCGTCGCCATGGTCTGCTCGCTCTACTTCCTCGACGTCTACAAGGAGTGGGACAGGGGGGAGGAGGGCGATTGCGTCGTCCCTGACGACGGCTACGAGAAAGAAGCGACGAAGACGGCCGCCAGTGCTGTCTGA